In Streptomyces sp. 71268, the DNA window GCGGGATGGCTGCGATGGTGGGAGTTGGCCAGGGTGAACTGCCGCAACGGGCCGAAGTGGGCCTCGATCGGGTTGGCCCAGGAGGCGTAGGTCGGGGTGAAGCTCAGCTCGACCTTGTTCTTCTTAGCCCAGCGGCGAATGTCCGTACCGGTGTGGGCGGAGAGGTTGTCCGAGATGATGTAGATCGGGGCGCCGTCGGGTCGGGCGGCGCGGATCGACTTCAGCGCCGCCAGGGTGTTGGCGGTGCCTTTGCGGTCGCGGTTGCCCCCCACAGACGGTCGTCGCCGACGGAGTAGCAGCCGTGGAAGTAGGTGACACCGTGGGTGCGGCGGTAGGTCGCCGGCAGCCGGTCGGGCTTGCCCTGTTTCGCCCAGCAGGAGCCTGCGGTGGGCCGAATGCCCAGGGGCCCGAATTCGGCGAAGGCGAAGACCCGGTCCGGGGAATGTTCCAGCACGTGCTCGATCCGGTCGAGCTTGGCGTCACGCTCGGGGTCGGGCGACTCCTTCCAGGTCTTGGTGTGCTGGAAGGTGATCCCGCGGCGGGGAGCAGGCACCGTAAGGCTTCCCGGCCGATGCGGATGACACCTCCGTGCACTTTCCGCAGGTAGGCGGCGAGTTTCCGGATCGACCATCGGGTGAAGAACTGCCCGAGTCTGATGGGGCGAGTGGTGGCCGTCCGGATGACGAAGTCCTCGTCGTCAGGGGTGAGCAGGCGGGGACGGCCTCCCGCCCGCTGAGGGTCCAGGCAGGCCAGACCGATCTCGTTGAACCGGTGGATCACATCGCGCACGGTGTCCTCGTCGGCCTGCACCAGCTGGGCGATCACCGGCACACGGTTCCCGCCCGCCGAGGCCAGCAGCATCATCGCGCGCCGATAGCGCACCGAACTCGTGCTGCCCGGCGCACGATCTGCTGCAGCTTCTGCCCTTCCTGGTCAGTCAGTCTGCGTGCACGGACAGACTCAGCCACCGCGCCTCCAGCGGTCGAATGGACGTCATCGCACATCCAACCGTCGCGACCACCAACCCGGCGAACCTACGCGGTCACAGCACTAGCTCGTACGCTGACAGCAGGCCCTATGCGCATTGCGAATATTTCATGTCGATGTGGAATAGTCGCAGTACGCTGCGTACATGAGCCTTTCCACATCCGACACGTTGCGCGCCACCGTCGCCGCCCTGATGCGCCTGGCAGGCGAGACCCAGCATGACCTGGCCGCCGGCATGGGCCTGGGTCAGGCCGCCGTCAGCAAGAAGCTCTCCGGCCGCGTCGCCTTCTCGCTCGCGGACGTGGACGCCTTGGCCGCGCATTACGGCATTCCTGTCCCTGACCTCCTCGCGGGACCCACGCACGCCACCGCCAAGCTCCCCATCGCCCGCCTGACGCAGGTTGTCGGCGGGCACCAGGCCACGATCCCCACCTCGTAGCCTGTGCCGCCGATCGCTCGCACTTACGTTTTACTATCGAAATACTCCCGAAGAGGCCTCGACAGGCTTACGTTTCGGCTACGATATGGGCATGGGTGGTGACATGTTCAAGGGCGTGGAAGACCTTCTCGCCCTCGCTACCGGCTCCGACCTGCCTCCTCCTGCGGAGCGTGCTCGCCTGCGTCGTGCTGCTGGGCTGAGTCAAGAGCAGGTGGCCCGCGCGCTGGGCCTCAAGCGCGCCGTGACCGTCTCAGACTGGGAACGCGGGACGAGTGAGCCGCGCCCGCCGCGCCGCACCGCCTACCGCCAGCTCCTGAATGAGCTGGCGAAGCGCTTCCCGCCCCGGCGGGTTCGGTACCGGTCGCGGAAGTCGAGACGCCGCCCGCGTCCCCGCCGTCCGTGCCCGCGTCGCCGGCGCCCGCCACCAGGTCGACGTCGACCTCGCGGCGCCCGGCCGCGAAGAAGGCCGCTCCGGCGAACACCCCAGTCCCGGCCCCGGCGCCATCCGGCGCGTACGGCAACGGCCCGTTGCTGGTCCTGGACGCGGACGCCGAGCAGGTGAGCGGCTACGGCATCGGCGGTCTGGTCCTAGACGTGCCCGTCAAGTCGCTGCCCGCGCTGGTGGAGTGGACGCTGACCGAAGCGCACCTTGGCTCGGGCAAGCTGCACCCCTCGGGCAAGGACGGCGACCCGCTGCTCGTGCTCACCGAGGCTGCGTGCGAACGCTTCGACCTGCCCGTGGCGCTCACAGACGACGAGCGCCTAACCGGGCGGCTCCCGAAGGACCACAAGGCCATCAAGCAGCTCACCCGAGCGGGCTGGAAGTTGACCAGGCGCGGCCTTGGCCCGTGGGCGAGGATCTACCGCCCGGCCCAAGGGCGCGAGCGGCAGTGCGTGCAGGTGTGCCTGCCCTCCTGGGGGGCGCTGGATGCTCGCTCGTGGAACGGGGCCGCGCGGCTGGCTCCGGCCGAGTTGGCCCGCGTGCTGGGCATCTACGCGCAGCGGGTCATGACGCCGGTCGGCTCCACCGCCGTGACCGGTCTGGAACTGATGACCGCCCTGAACCCCCCGACCCGGGCCAGCAAACCGGACCAGGCCGGTAAGCGGCACTCCGAGCACCGGCCCGGATCGCTGGGCACGGAACCGGTGGACCCGGCGCCGTGCGAAGCACCCGACGGCCACCCCCTGTTGGCCGACCTGCCCCGCTTCCACGTACGCGGCCCCCAGGAGATGCTGGTGGAGGAGGCGTACGACTGGGCGCGCGACCTCACCGACGCCGAGTGCATGAAGCACCACCTGGTCGGCATCGATGTGAACCTGGCGTTCGGCGCCGCCGCCAACGGCGCGGTCGTAGGGCTCGCGACGCCACCCAAGCACGTCACCAACCCCACCTTCGATCCGTCGGTGCCTGGCTCGTGGCTGGTCGACCTCTCCCACGTCAACCTCTGTCGGGTCAAGGTCGCCAAGCAGTGGCACGACCTGGACGGCGACCTGCTGCCCAGCCCGTTCACGCCCACCGGCGAGCGCCCCACCGGCCCCGCCTGGTACGCCACCCCCACCGTCGCCTACGCCACGGAACTCGGGTACGACGTCGCCCCGCTGGAGGCGTGGCTGCGCCCCGTCAGCGGCCGGTTCCTGGACCCCTGGTACCAGCGGCTGCGCGACGCGTACGTGACCACCATGGGCGACCTCGGCGTCGCCGAGAAGCTGACGCCCCAGCAGTTCCTGGACGCGATGCGCGGCCACAAGCAGCGCGACCCCGAGATGGGCATCGTCTTGGACGCCATCAAGATGACCACCAAGGGCGGGGTGGGAAAGCTGCGGGAGAAGGCCCGCGGTGGCGGGTGGCGCCCCGGCCAGCCGTGGCCGGCCCTGGCCCGCCCGACCTGGCGTCCGGACATCCGCGCCACCGTCATCTCCCGGGCCCGCATCAA includes these proteins:
- a CDS encoding helix-turn-helix transcriptional regulator — its product is MSLSTSDTLRATVAALMRLAGETQHDLAAGMGLGQAAVSKKLSGRVAFSLADVDALAAHYGIPVPDLLAGPTHATAKLPIARLTQVVGGHQATIPTS